From a single Labrenzia sp. PHM005 genomic region:
- a CDS encoding HAD family hydrolase, with protein MTSPIKALLFDKDGTLLDFDSTWATPQEKVAEFAAGGDTALATQLLIAGGMDPVTRKTAAGSLFAAGNALEIAEGFVENGSQIAIDVLTEKLDRIFLDGMDVAALLPGLSEVLPRLKSVGYVLGVASSDCEASIAAFLKTTGVSDCFSFISGYDSGYGHKPGPGMVNGFAQATGIPEQEIAVIGDNTHDLEMAAAAGAGLKIGVLSGTGTRADLDPLADLILASAADINVSSHLGG; from the coding sequence ATGACCTCTCCCATCAAAGCCCTCCTTTTCGACAAAGACGGCACCCTGCTGGATTTCGATTCCACTTGGGCCACACCTCAAGAAAAGGTGGCGGAGTTTGCCGCCGGCGGCGATACGGCCTTAGCAACACAATTGCTTATTGCGGGCGGCATGGACCCGGTGACGCGAAAGACCGCGGCAGGAAGTCTTTTTGCAGCCGGAAATGCCCTCGAGATTGCAGAAGGTTTTGTTGAGAATGGATCTCAGATCGCGATCGATGTTTTGACAGAGAAACTCGACCGTATATTTTTGGATGGCATGGACGTGGCCGCACTTCTTCCCGGACTTTCCGAGGTCCTGCCCCGTTTGAAGAGCGTTGGTTATGTTCTTGGTGTTGCCAGCAGCGACTGCGAAGCATCCATTGCCGCGTTCTTGAAAACGACCGGCGTCTCAGACTGTTTCTCTTTCATTTCCGGCTATGACAGCGGATATGGACACAAACCCGGACCGGGCATGGTCAACGGCTTCGCCCAGGCAACCGGAATACCGGAACAAGAAATTGCCGTCATCGGCGACAACACCCATGATCTGGAGATGGCTGCTGCGGCAGGCGCGGGCCTGAAAATCGGCGTGCTTTCAGGTACGGGAACACGGGCTGATCTCGATCCGCTGGCCGACCTTATTCTGGCAAGTGCTGCCGATATTAACGTGAGTTCTCACCTCGGCGGCTAA